One Candidatus Poribacteria bacterium DNA segment encodes these proteins:
- the hflX gene encoding GTPase HflX — protein sequence MADMFEIRSRIEARERAILVGVEWEDAAFAKPDAGASLAELAALAQTAGVDVVCEALHQQGAPTPATLIGSGKAEELRRLNEELRAEVFLFDDELTPAQMRNLERLFDAKVIDRTDLILDIFAQRARTKEAKLQVELAQLETALPRLTRHWTHLSRLGGGSSVSGGVGTRGPGETQLQMDRRWIRGRITHLRQELRAVVRHREVQRKGRADLYSAALVGYTNAGKSSLLNALTGTEHVHVENKLFATLDPTTRALPLPEGRMLALTDTVGFIQRLPHRLVAAFRATLEEVLEADLLIHVVDVSHPGALDQIAAVEQVLTELGGASIPTQMVLNKADLLPDGDDAIANCRERFSEAIAVSARTGVGLDVLRMALSRRVAARETEYFFRLSHRDGGLLSYLYRHGSVETVDYQEAAILVRASLDPKYVAPLQAFVVPTPSGT from the coding sequence GTGGCGGACATGTTCGAGATACGGAGCCGCATCGAGGCGCGGGAACGCGCGATCCTCGTCGGCGTCGAGTGGGAGGACGCGGCGTTCGCCAAGCCGGACGCCGGGGCATCCCTCGCCGAGCTCGCCGCCCTGGCGCAGACGGCGGGAGTCGATGTCGTCTGCGAAGCGCTCCACCAACAGGGCGCTCCGACTCCGGCGACCCTCATCGGCAGCGGCAAGGCGGAGGAGCTCCGGCGACTCAACGAAGAACTCCGCGCCGAGGTCTTCCTCTTCGATGACGAGCTCACCCCCGCGCAGATGCGGAACCTGGAACGCCTGTTCGACGCGAAGGTCATCGACCGGACGGATCTCATTCTCGACATCTTCGCGCAGCGCGCCCGGACGAAGGAAGCCAAGCTACAGGTCGAGCTCGCCCAACTGGAGACGGCGCTGCCCCGTCTGACCCGGCACTGGACCCACCTCTCGCGGCTCGGCGGCGGATCGAGCGTCAGCGGCGGCGTTGGAACCCGAGGGCCCGGCGAAACCCAACTCCAGATGGATCGCCGCTGGATCCGAGGTCGGATCACCCACCTGCGCCAGGAGCTCCGCGCCGTCGTGCGGCACCGCGAAGTGCAGCGCAAGGGCAGAGCCGACCTATACAGCGCCGCGTTGGTCGGTTACACGAACGCCGGCAAGTCGTCACTCCTGAACGCCCTGACGGGCACGGAACACGTCCATGTCGAGAACAAGCTGTTCGCCACGCTCGACCCGACGACGCGTGCCCTCCCGCTTCCTGAAGGGCGTATGCTCGCGCTCACCGACACGGTCGGCTTCATCCAGCGGCTTCCTCACCGGCTCGTCGCGGCATTCCGAGCGACGCTGGAGGAGGTGCTCGAAGCGGACTTGCTCATCCACGTCGTCGACGTGTCCCATCCGGGAGCCCTGGACCAGATCGCCGCTGTGGAACAGGTTCTGACGGAGCTCGGTGGAGCGTCCATCCCGACGCAGATGGTCCTCAACAAGGCGGACCTCCTGCCCGATGGCGACGACGCGATTGCGAACTGCCGCGAGCGATTCTCGGAAGCCATCGCCGTCTCGGCGCGAACGGGCGTAGGGCTGGATGTCCTGCGCATGGCGCTGTCTCGGCGCGTCGCAGCCCGCGAGACCGAATACTTCTTCCGCCTCTCCCATCGTGACGGCGGGCTCCTGTCGTACCTCTACCGCCACGGGTCTGTCGAGACCGTGGACTATCAGGAAGCCGCGATCCTCGTCCGCGCGAGCCTCGATCCGAAGTACGTCGCTCCGCTCCAGGCGTTCGTCGTTCCGACTCCATCCGGCACTTGA